A window of the Lactuca sativa cultivar Salinas chromosome 7, Lsat_Salinas_v11, whole genome shotgun sequence genome harbors these coding sequences:
- the LOC111881389 gene encoding uncharacterized protein LOC111881389 encodes MEMLGDNRIEDVRWLCSLLESDLDILVKLKEMVIQRASFIRHESLANNFDLKKLIDLSFLLMQVQKQQLCEIPQMKESAHGCVERLNVARHEISEEFREMGAEELMAYISSDRQKKISELFGDDSLIGKKKKRVGYAIVCSF; translated from the coding sequence ATGGAGATGTTAGGAGACAATCGGATTGAAGATGTGCGTTGGCTATGTTCCCTCTTAGAATCCGATTTGGATATACTAGTCAAGCTGAAGGAGATGGTTATCCAAAGGGCATCTTTTATCCGGCATGAATCTTTAGCCAACAATTTTGACTTAAagaagcttatagatttgagttTTCTGTTAATGCAAGTCCAAAAACAACAGTTGTGTGAGAttccacaaatgaaggaatctgCTCATGGGTGTGTGGAGAGATTGAATGTAGCAAGACATGAAATTAGTGAAGAGTTTAGAGAAATGGGTGCAGAAGAGTTGATGGCTTACATTAGTTCAGATAGACAGAAAAAGATATCTGAGTTGTTTGGTGATGATTCTCTTAtagggaagaagaagaaaagagttgGTTATGCCATTGTTTGCTCTTTTTAG